The genomic window GTTTTGCATGATGGTGCATCAGTATTCTCAACATGTATGTGTTAATTCATAAATTCGtttcaatacatatatttgtgtagtgTAGGCGTGTGTTATCTcagaccatttttctttctttatattctatttttttcttagttaacTTATTTGAATAATCGTATTTTGTGttagatttatttacatataaattatattcacCACATAAATGTTCTCACTTCTTCGGCCTCTTCCTTACCATGAATGTTAATCAGGTAAACCCCCTTATTGCAATTAGTCTACTGAATAAATTTAGCAGCAACACAACTTTCAAGACCTAGTCTCTACGACAtacgtctatttatttattcatttattttcgagataaagaaaaaggtatAAACTCTTTTACATGTATTTGGTAAAAGTTATTAACATTGGTAATAAAATATTAACTGGCTATATTGACATGAAGGTAGATATTACTTGGCAAGGTGGAACTgttcctttccctcatttttaAGGGCTAGAATTTAAAGTGGATGGAGCACCAGCACTGATTCCACTTCCTCCAAATCCTCCAATACTTTTCCTGCTCCACTTCCGCCAAAACCTCCGCTTTCACCACTTACGCCACCGAAATCGCTACTTACTCTACATGCACCACCTAATACCCTGCTTACACCTCCACTACAGCCAAATCCTTCATCACCTCCAAATCCACCTTATTCACTGCTGCCAAATCCTCTATCGGCTCCAAAGCTCCTCCGGTGGCTCTCATCACTTAACTACAACCACTAGTGGCAGCGTTAAGAGTAGTCTCAAGATTGGATCAATAGGAAGAGTTGGGTTCTCTCCCTCGTCATAGCAAACCTCAGGATTCAATTACTCGCTGGCTTCCTGCTCCGTCGTTCTTGTTCAGGACATACACGATGTTCTCTTGCCTTGGTGGAGGAATAACAATAGGTTCAAGCCCTGCTCCTCCTTTAGGAAGACACACAGCAGAATGCTATGGTCAAGTTAGTTTAGAATGatatataatttctgtttttttatatttaaacttTTCTTAGTTATCTTTCTATAATGAATGTATTTTGTATGATTTGATTTTCTGAAATGTGAATGTATATCCGCTACATAAATcatctcatttctttccttccatcattTATTTGGTCATGAATTTTGAAAAAGTCAAGACCACTCTTGCAATTATTCTTCTGAAAGAATTTAGCAACAGCCTTTAAATACCTACGAcattcgtctatttatttattcatttatattcgaaataaagaaacaaatataaactttttttcatatatatttgttaaaagttataaacaatagtaataaaatcttAACTGACTATATAGACACGAAGGTAGGTATTACTTTGTAAGGTAGAACTGTTCCTTCCCTAACATTTAAGGACCAGAGTACAAAGTGGATGGGGTATCAGCACTGCTTCCGCTTCCTCCAAATCCTCCACTACTTCCGGCTGAACTTCCACTAAAGCCTCCACTACCACTACTTACACCACCAAAACCTCCATTTACTCCAACTGAACCTCCGAATCCTCCACTTCCACCACTACcgccaaaaccacctcctccactaccaccaaaTCCTCCATCGCCTCCAAAGCCACCTGATCCACTACCGCCAAATCCTCCATCGCCTCCAAAGCCACCTGATCCTCCAGCGCCTCCGATCACTTGACCACCAGCACTAGCGGCAGCGTTAAGAGCAGTCTCAAGATCCACACCAATAGGAAGAGTTGGGTTCTCTCCATCTTCGTAGTTGACAAAGTAAACCTCGGGGTTGGTAGCTGGAGGAGCAGCAACCTCGATTACTCGCTGGCCTCCTGCTCCATCGTTCTTGTTCAGGACATACACGATGTTCTCTTGCCTTGGTGGAGGAACGATGATGGGTTCAGGTCCTACTCCTCCTTCAGGAAGACGCACGAACAGAATGTTATGGTCAACTTTTGGTGGTGGGACACTTGGTGGTGGACCGCTTGGCTGCTGAGTTTGTTCAGGAgcatcatacacaaatacatttctcGTGATTACAGGAACAACGCAAGATCCATCTACATGCAGGATCTCTCCATCACGACACCCACCAGCGTGACCTCCAGATCCACCACCAAATCCACCACTGCTTCCACCGGAGAAACCTCCACCAGACACTCCACCGCCACTTGAGAATCCTACACCAGAGATTCCACCATcatttgaaaatcctccaccagagattcctccgctgcttgaaaatcctccaccggAGATTCCACCGCCACTGGAGAATCCTCCACCGGAGGCATCGCCGCCACTAGAGAAGCCACTTCCAGATGAGTGACCTCCGCCATGGGAGAATCCACCTCCCGATGGCGAGGCCAAATTGTAGCCTTGAGGTGCCGCGTAAGCTGCGACCACGAGTGCCGAGAGAACCTTTAGAAAGTACAAGAGGAATTAATGTATTTTCTAAAAATAGGGTGCTTAATATGAAGCAACTAAATTTTGCTATAACTGCATCTTCCTCATATCAGTATACGGAGTAGGAAGTACCACTCACCAAGAGCTTCATGGTGGAAGATGCTGGCTCGTCCAGTCAAGCTCCGCCTTATatacttccattctctctctttcctctcgcacCTCCAGTGACCCCAATTTCTTTTGGTACTCACAGTTCCTCGCTTCTTTACCTTTATCCTATTGCGCTTACAGAATGCTATGGATATTTGAAGAAAGTACATTTGTAAGTTTGATTTTCTCTCATAATACTCTATTCATATAGATCTgctttcttatattcatatatacatgcataaattcatacataacatacatgtaGAGATGCttagttttgaatatatatatacctatacacacacacatatgtatgtgtttctgtgcgtgccCGTGTTTTTCAAAAATTCATGAACAAGTATAGAGCAAAAAGCAAACAACAGTGTGTTATTGCTGactttctttataattataatcttgaTCCTATATACCATTAGCAAGATGACCATAGGAAAAATATAGTTATTTGCAATCTTTGAACTAATGCTATTGATACTACGACTACGATTATTACTATACTGTCTTTAAGCTATAATATTATTGCCATATATAACTGTAAATGTCAGTAATTCTGACAGCAAgatcaacaatatcaataattttacTTTTACTGAATCAAGTTAATGCTACTGCTACAAGCATTGGTATTACTGAGGTTGCCGTTATTCCTACAGTTATTGAAATTAGTATGGTcaaagtaatatgataataataatgataagtataataagagtaaagttaataatgacaattacagaaaaataaagatgagattAGGAGTaatggatattgataatgatgaaataaataatagtaataacaatattcagatagtaataataataatgataataataacggtaatatgataatagtaatagcaataataataaaagttattgatGAAGGTACTCCGGCtttacgtcacgaactccctcgcaagAGTTAGGACGGCGTTTTCTTTCGAAAGACTTTGTTTTTGGCAAGTTGCGGCCGTTTTTCCAAGTAAAtgcctttccttttcacttttcatCCTAGACCACTATATTGCAATGAAGGTAGGTATTACTTAGCAAGGTGGAACTGTTACTTCCATAATGTTTAAGGGCCAGAATGGAGTACCAGCACTGATTCCACTTCCTCCAAATCCTCCACTACCTCCTGCTCCACTTCCGCCAAAACCTCCGCTTCCACCACTTACGCCACTGAAACCTCCACTTGCTCCACCTGCCAGATTCGAACACCCGCAAGCAGGGTAACCGAACCTCATGCATAACCAGCCGCGCACGTTACCCTTGCACCACGACGgtcgtaacaacaacaacaataataatgataataatattaacccatGCCCACTGTCATacgcgtttatttattgtatttacaaatacatggctctacaagttcttaatcaccaaatagccagttattggaactacctatctcacctgtttacccttttcctaccACTTTAGGAAAGTATCTTTTGTATTACTTCAccgtctaaaatattttaatgacaatttaataatcatgacatcaataacaataataacagtattgatcgcaatggtattaataagaaaaatacattttctcgccaattctAGGAATGGGAGAATAAtgattggtaactagggcctactggtaGACTcattgccggctgagcacatgtggagccatcagtATGCAACAAAATTttccaaaaactacaggggacagaacataaatccggggtgaataggttaataacagcaataattacagGGAATATTATTACCGTGATATAGACCGTCATAAACTAACATTTAAATAAGATTATCGCTTAAAAATTTCaacgaaaattacaataatgaatatgGTTATGAGATAGAGATCATTATACAATACCATAATTATTCTAAGCACGCCTCCGTGCAGATTCTTGAATTAAGATCTCTTAAACTATGTTTTGAATGAATTGACCGTTTTaagaaaacttatatatatacacctatatatttgtttatttatatttaattatccatttatacatatataattaaatatagaaatatagtttgataattagatagctagattgataatATAcagttggatggatagatgaatatatatgaatatatataaatttccataaatatacatatatatgtatgtatatgtatatatatgcatatatatatatatatatatatatatatatatatatatatataaatgtgtgtatacatatatctgtatatatacatatacataaacataaatgtatatatatttattcatttatatatacatatctatccatatctctatatttctttatctgattgtctatatctatacctatatttacacacataattccatatgtatgtatatatgtatatatatgtatatatacatatatatacagaagcaaaattcctctgttctctctctctctccgtatatacgaatacatatttataaagatatacatatagagggTGGGGAAATCTTATAATTC from Penaeus chinensis breed Huanghai No. 1 chromosome 24, ASM1920278v2, whole genome shotgun sequence includes these protein-coding regions:
- the LOC125038053 gene encoding glycine-rich protein DOT1-like, which encodes MKLLVLSALVVAAYAAPQGYNLASPSGGGFSHGGGHSSGSGFSSGGDASGGGFSSGGGISGGGFSSSGGISGGGFSNDGGISGVGFSSGGGVSGGGFSGGSSGGFGGGSGGHAGGCRDGEILHVDGSCVVPVITRNVFVYDAPEQTQQPSGPPPSVPPPKVDHNILFVRLPEGGVGPEPIIVPPPRQENIVYVLNKNDGAGGQRVIEVAAPPATNPEVYFVNYEDGENPTLPIGVDLETALNAAASAGGQVIGGAGGSGGFGGDGGFGGSGSGGFGGDGGFGGSGGGGFGGSGGSGGFGGSVGVNGGFGGVSSGSGGFSGSSAGSSGGFGGSGSSADTPSTLYSGP